Proteins from a genomic interval of Nostoc sp. TCL240-02:
- a CDS encoding (2Fe-2S) ferredoxin domain-containing protein: MGASHTMEVSEFCLEGRFINFVIKDGYKLKGLMLGTHEGESYIKLAKHLRAAFDLRLPPGTWLQVVGYKKHDLKDGTVTLKAERVMAARSDMGRVETIAPVQEPPSIDNVKVKPAKAKATILVCQKSDCMKRGGKAVCQALEAALSDRGLEDQVTIKGTGCMKNCKAGPNLVMPDKTRHSRIQAAQIPALMNQHFGDKSLEAQPENLREVVISNGKLC, from the coding sequence GCATCTCACACTATGGAAGTATCAGAATTTTGTCTTGAGGGTAGATTTATAAATTTTGTTATTAAAGATGGCTATAAGCTTAAAGGCTTAATGCTGGGGACTCATGAAGGTGAGTCTTACATTAAATTAGCTAAACATTTACGGGCTGCTTTTGACTTGCGCTTACCACCAGGGACTTGGCTGCAAGTTGTTGGTTACAAAAAGCATGATTTGAAGGATGGTACTGTCACTCTGAAAGCTGAACGGGTAATGGCGGCGCGTTCTGACATGGGGAGAGTTGAAACGATCGCACCAGTACAAGAACCCCCATCTATTGATAATGTCAAGGTAAAGCCAGCTAAAGCTAAAGCCACAATTTTGGTGTGTCAAAAGTCTGATTGTATGAAACGCGGTGGTAAAGCAGTTTGTCAGGCGTTGGAGGCAGCTTTAAGCGATCGCGGTTTAGAAGACCAAGTTACAATCAAGGGCACTGGTTGCATGAAAAATTGTAAAGCTGGACCGAACTTAGTAATGCCAGATAAAACACGCCATAGTCGAATTCAAGCGGCACAAATTCCGGCGCTGATGAATCAGCATTTTGGTGACAAGAGCTTAGAAGCGCAGCCTGAGAATTTAAGGGAAGTGGTGATATCTAATGGCAAGCTTTGCTGA